CGTTTCATAGCGGATGTGCGTGTCAATGTCTGTTACGTAATACCCGCCGCCGACCGCGTACTGCCCGCCGAAGCGCGCATCATACCCGTAGACGCGGTACACTTCCCCAGGCTGTAAGATGCGGACGAACACAAGGCGCCCATCCTTCGTCCGTTTCCATAGATTGATCGGCTTTTGCACCGTCAAGCGGCCGATTTGCCCTTTTTTCAGCTCCACGCCATCCCAGTACACTTTTTTCACTTGGCCTGGAGGAGTGGTTGGCTTTCTCGGTTTCTCTTTTGGTTTCGATGGAGACGGTTTTTGCGGCGGTGCTGATGGAGGTGCTCCGTTTCCCGGCGGAGCTGTGCCGCCCGGCGGAACGCTCCCCCCAGGGGATGTGCCATCCGATGGACCACCGTTGCCCGGAGAGGTGCCGTTGCCTGGTGTTGTCCCTCCGTCATGGGACGGCGTTTCGCTGCCCGGCCAACCGCTTCCTGGAGAATCGCCGTTGCTTGGCGGCGTTGTCAACTTCCCTTCGCGCAATTGCTTCGTTTCTAAATTCAGCACGTAATCTTTTGTGTTTTTCGCAATCGCTCCGCCGTCGTTGTTGAAAATGGCTGTTTTGCTTTCGGCCGATGGTTCGATATGGATCAACACTTCTTTTTGATGGCTGGCCGGCGCAAACGTGTACGAGAATGCCATCCGGCCATCAATCGGCACCCGCTCGCCATTGATCGTCAAAACACCGTTTTTAATGGCATTGCCCTTGATCGTCACTTGACTTCCTTGTTTTTGCACCTCTTCGATGACGACCGGCATATCGATCCAGCGCAAAATGCGGTCTTGCACAATCATCGTATTGTTTCCTTCATTGTGGACCGTCACTTTCAAGTCGGTGCCAATCGTCCCATAGCCGTAGTAGCTCACGTCATCATCGTTGTCGTCCTCACGCGTATGGTCGGCCAACCCCTCTTGATCCCACGATCCGCCTTTCACATACTTATAGGTGATCGTTTCCCCTTCCTGCACCTCGACGGTAAATTGCCAATCGGGCGTCACCGCACCGTTGCGCGACATCTCCCAGGCCCCTGTGTTCCAGCCGTTCAAGCTGTTCGGAATCGTAATTCGGGCATCCAACGGTGTGTAATCCGGCGCTCTCACTTTAAAAATCACTTTCACCATCACAATGTCCGGCGTCACCTTGACCGTGTTTGACGCCACAACATTGCCGGCGCGGTCATACAACTTGACAACATACGTGTACTCGGTGCCGTTTTCGACATCGTAGTCTGTAAATGAATCGCCGATCGAAGTGGTTGTATGCACGATATCACCGTTGCGCTCGATGGCTAACAAATAAGCATCCCCATCTTTTTTCCCAACAAACGTCCATGATAAATTCACTTGTCCCGATTCAACCGCAGGCTGCCGCAGCTCGATGGCGTCTGCTGGCGCTATTTGGTCGCTGTTGTCTGCCGCAAACGTCACTTGCTTCTCTTCTGTATACATCCACTCCTCGCCAAGGTTGGTCGTCAGCGCATAACGATACGTATACGTCCCTGCGGCGAGCGGAGTGAAGGCAGCTCGGAACACGTTGGCGTCGCCGTCTTGTCCTTGGTAAGCCGCTCTGTATTCTTTCCATGTTTCGTCATGCGGGCCTTTCACTTGCAACACCGCTTGCAACCCATCAGCTGCTCCTTTGCTTGTCACATTGTCGATGTTGACATGGACATCCACTTGCTGCGGCTTTGACAAATCCAGTGTGGCATCGCTTAACGTTGTCACGAACTGGACATTGTCGCTCGTCAGCGGGTAATGAGGAACGACGCGATTCGTTTCGACCTTCGGTGATTCATTCCCGTTTTCATCGACCGCCGCAACGGCAAAGTAATAGGCTGTTCCGTTCGTCAACGAACCGATCGTGGCCGAAGTTGTTTCCGTCTCTTGCACCATCGTATAACCGGCACCTTTTAACGTGGACTCGTAAATTCGGTATCTCGATGCATTTCCTTCCCACGTTAACGTCACGCAGCCATCCGAAGCGCTCGCCTGCAAATTGCTGACTGCTGCCGGCATTTCCGCCGTCACCGTCCCAAACATCATCCGTCCATCCAGGGCCGGAATCGTGACCGTCAACGTTCCGCCAGCGACCGTAGCTTCCCCGCCATCATGCAACTCATCCGTAAGCACGGTGCCGTTCGGAAGCAACGAAGCGACGTCAAGCGCCACCGTCTTGTCCTCATTGCCGCGGTTGATGGCAATGAGCGCCGCTTCACGCCCGTATTGGCGGGCAAATACGTATACATCCCCTTGCGCATACACCGTCTTGATGTCGCCATGGGCCAACAACGATTGATGGTGCTGGCGAATGTGCCCCACTTTCTGATAATGGGACAACAGATTTTGATCTTCTTTGCCCCACGGATACGTGCGGCGGTTGTCTGGGTCTTTTGAGCCTGTTACTCCCGCTTCATCGCCGTAATAAATCGTCGGCGCTCCCGGGTATCCCATCTGCAAAATCACCGCCAGCTTGAGCCGCTTTTTCCCAAGTTCCTCATTATAATTCGGATCAAGCTCCGCCCGCTCGGATGAATCCGTTCCGTTCCCAAGCAGAAAGACCGCCCGCGCCGTGTCATGCGAACCGATTAAGTTCATCAGCGCATAAAACGCTTCACTTGGGTAGTCTTCCCTTATGGCCGTCAGCCGCTTGTCCGCCTCTTCTGCATTTCCGTTTTTCAAAAAGTCAAGCACCGCCCCGCGGAACCGGTAGTTCATCACGGAATCGTACTGGTCGCCTAGAAAATATTTCGATGCGTCATCCCAAATTTCCCCTAAAATGAGCGGCTGCTCCCCCTCTTTTAACGTCGGACCGCGGCCGTACGACCCTTGAAGCAATTCTTGGCGAAACTCGCGCCAAAACGCCGGATCCACCTCATTGGCCACATCCAACCGCCAGCCGGAGGCGCCGAGGGCAATCCAGCTTTTCGCCACCGAATCCGATTCACGGAAAATGTAATTCGCGAGCGCATCGTTGTTCAATTCACTCGGATGCGGCACTTTTTCCCCCGTCACCGACTTAAACTCCGGCAGACTGTCATAGCCCCACCATGATTGGTATTGATAATGGCCATTGACTTTTTTGTTTTCAATATTGAACCAAAGATGAAACCCATACGGGCTGAACGTCTGTCCCTCTTGTTTGAACTTCTCTTCCACTTGTTTCCGCGCTTCTTCCTCGCTCAATCCTTTTTCATTCATCAAATCGTAAACCGCTTCCCAATATTCATACGCACCGACGGTCGGATAGCGGTGGTAGCGGTCAAAGTAAATCGAATCGTCGGATACGTGGTTGAACACCCCGTCTAAGATGAGATGCATCCCCCGGTTCGCAAGCGCCTGCACAAACGATTGGAATTCTTCCGGGGAACCGAACATCGGATCCAATTCTTTGTAATTGCTCGCATCATATTTATGGTTCGATGGCGCATTGGCGATCGGATTTAAGTAAATCGTGTTCACTCCAAGCGACTGCAAATAATCCAACTTTTGTTCAATTCCGGCGATGTCTCCGCCGAAAAAGTCATTCGACCATTCACCGTCGCCATCGTAGCCGCTCGTCCCTTTCAGGCGCGGATTATCGGGCAAATCCGACCAATCGCGATGCTCAATCGGCTGCGCCCCGCGTGCCTGCTGCTTGCTGTTATCATTTGAAGGGTTGCCATTAAAGAACCGATCCGGGAAAATTTGATACACAACCGCTTCTTTCATCCAATCTGGTGTTTTGTAATTCGGATCATAGACGGTCAGCTGAAACAGCTCCGCATTTTTGTCGACCGCCCTCCCCCATTGTCCTTCTTTCGTATCTTCACCATATTCCGCCTTCATCCCGGCATCGACAGCGATAAATTTATAACCGTATACCCCCGGCGCAGAAGGGGTAAACGCAGCCTCCCAATATTCATCATCCCCGAGCACGCCGACTTTTTCCATCGTGTAGACTTTGGCGGTTCCGGTCGTCGCATTTTTCACATACACATCCGCCTTCGTCAAATCGCCTTTTTTCGCCGCCAGACGAAGCGTCACCTTCGTTCCCGCTTTCACCGCACCAAACGGCTGGCGGTACAGCGTATCCCATGTATTGTGTTTTAATCGGTCTTTCTGAACAACACCGTCAGAGCCATTGGGGTTGTAGTCGGTGTACACCTCTTTTGTTTTCGCATTGAAGAAGAATGTAATGATCGTCGTTTCCAAAACATTTAAGCGTGCATTCTCTTGTGGGTAGCTCTCATTCCAATTGTTTCCGAGGACAATTTTATATTCATACGATCCTTTCGGCACCTGCGCCGTAAACGTGTACACCGAGTCAAAATCATCATCGGTCAACAGCGCCGTCGATGTCCCCGGAGTCCATCCGTTGCTCTCCCCCTCATAGCCGATGGCCGGCAGCACCGTCCCGACAAGACGCGGCTGTTTCTCCTTCGCAATCGCCGTATACCATGTCGAATCAGCGATCGCATGCGTCCGGTCATTGTAATAAAACGTCACCTCGGTTTGCCGATCCAGCTTCAACACCAGATTTGCGCCATTGCGGCCGCCGGCGCCGTAATTTTCATCCCAGCTGCCGTTGACCGCAATTTTGTACTCATAGGTCCCGGCTGGCAGCGTCCCGGTGAATGTATAAAGCCCATTCCCTTCATCATGCATCCTCGTCGCCAATGCCCCCGGATCCCATTCCGCCGTATGGCCCAACTCATCTTGCAAATTGCCGACTAGCGTGATCGTCCGTGGTTGCGAGGCCGTGGATTCGGCCGTCCACCGATGCGCTCCATTCCCTAGAGCGCTAGAACTTCCTGCCTCGTTCGCAGCGGCAACCGCCTGGAAAGGAGTCAATGCCAGCAACAACACCGATGCCAAAACCAATGATAGCATTCTCCTTGCCCTCTTGATCATCCCCCGCTCCCTTCTCCTTTGTTTGGCCAACTTCCTTCTCTCCTTTCCTTTTTATATTCTTTGTGCAATCGTTTGCACAAAATGGTTGATGCAAACGATTTCATCAATCTTTATCTTATACGAATAAACAGAATATTTCAACTATATTTTCCCCATGTTGAAAAACGAATCGTTCCGTTGTTCTATTTTCCATTCGTGTCAAACTCAAAATTGTTTAAATTCGATATTGAAAACGATTACAAATAAAAATTATAATAGACGTAAACGTTCGAGGGTTTGCTCCCTTTTTACTCTTTTTATGCAATCGTTTCC
Above is a window of Geobacillus thermoleovorans DNA encoding:
- a CDS encoding pullulanase X25 domain-containing protein, with protein sequence MAKQRRRERGMIKRARRMLSLVLASVLLLALTPFQAVAAANEAGSSSALGNGAHRWTAESTASQPRTITLVGNLQDELGHTAEWDPGALATRMHDEGNGLYTFTGTLPAGTYEYKIAVNGSWDENYGAGGRNGANLVLKLDRQTEVTFYYNDRTHAIADSTWYTAIAKEKQPRLVGTVLPAIGYEGESNGWTPGTSTALLTDDDFDSVYTFTAQVPKGSYEYKIVLGNNWNESYPQENARLNVLETTIITFFFNAKTKEVYTDYNPNGSDGVVQKDRLKHNTWDTLYRQPFGAVKAGTKVTLRLAAKKGDLTKADVYVKNATTGTAKVYTMEKVGVLGDDEYWEAAFTPSAPGVYGYKFIAVDAGMKAEYGEDTKEGQWGRAVDKNAELFQLTVYDPNYKTPDWMKEAVVYQIFPDRFFNGNPSNDNSKQQARGAQPIEHRDWSDLPDNPRLKGTSGYDGDGEWSNDFFGGDIAGIEQKLDYLQSLGVNTIYLNPIANAPSNHKYDASNYKELDPMFGSPEEFQSFVQALANRGMHLILDGVFNHVSDDSIYFDRYHRYPTVGAYEYWEAVYDLMNEKGLSEEEARKQVEEKFKQEGQTFSPYGFHLWFNIENKKVNGHYQYQSWWGYDSLPEFKSVTGEKVPHPSELNNDALANYIFRESDSVAKSWIALGASGWRLDVANEVDPAFWREFRQELLQGSYGRGPTLKEGEQPLILGEIWDDASKYFLGDQYDSVMNYRFRGAVLDFLKNGNAEEADKRLTAIREDYPSEAFYALMNLIGSHDTARAVFLLGNGTDSSERAELDPNYNEELGKKRLKLAVILQMGYPGAPTIYYGDEAGVTGSKDPDNRRTYPWGKEDQNLLSHYQKVGHIRQHHQSLLAHGDIKTVYAQGDVYVFARQYGREAALIAINRGNEDKTVALDVASLLPNGTVLTDELHDGGEATVAGGTLTVTIPALDGRMMFGTVTAEMPAAVSNLQASASDGCVTLTWEGNASRYRIYESTLKGAGYTMVQETETTSATIGSLTNGTAYYFAVAAVDENGNESPKVETNRVVPHYPLTSDNVQFVTTLSDATLDLSKPQQVDVHVNIDNVTSKGAADGLQAVLQVKGPHDETWKEYRAAYQGQDGDANVFRAAFTPLAAGTYTYRYALTTNLGEEWMYTEEKQVTFAADNSDQIAPADAIELRQPAVESGQVNLSWTFVGKKDGDAYLLAIERNGDIVHTTTSIGDSFTDYDVENGTEYTYVVKLYDRAGNVVASNTVKVTPDIVMVKVIFKVRAPDYTPLDARITIPNSLNGWNTGAWEMSRNGAVTPDWQFTVEVQEGETITYKYVKGGSWDQEGLADHTREDDNDDDVSYYGYGTIGTDLKVTVHNEGNNTMIVQDRILRWIDMPVVIEEVQKQGSQVTIKGNAIKNGVLTINGERVPIDGRMAFSYTFAPASHQKEVLIHIEPSAESKTAIFNNDGGAIAKNTKDYVLNLETKQLREGKLTTPPSNGDSPGSGWPGSETPSHDGGTTPGNGTSPGNGGPSDGTSPGGSVPPGGTAPPGNGAPPSAPPQKPSPSKPKEKPRKPTTPPGQVKKVYWDGVELKKGQIGRLTVQKPINLWKRTKDGRLVFVRILQPGEVYRVYGYDARFGGQYAVGGGYYVTDIDTHIRYETPSKEKLKLVNGE